In a single window of the Pyrococcus sp. NA2 genome:
- the mbhE gene encoding hydrogen gas-evolving membrane-bound hydrogenase subunit E produces MKRALAFLSLVVIFAALLMALSPEYGIKFGLGGEDWKKYRYTDDYYIKHGVEEVGGMNIVTDIVFDYRGYDTLGEATVLFTAIAGAVALLRPWRREKHE; encoded by the coding sequence ATGAAGAGAGCTCTAGCGTTCTTATCCTTAGTGGTTATATTTGCGGCTTTGTTAATGGCTCTCAGCCCCGAATATGGAATCAAGTTTGGACTTGGAGGTGAGGATTGGAAGAAGTATCGTTACACTGATGATTATTACATAAAGCATGGCGTCGAGGAAGTCGGAGGAATGAACATCGTTACCGACATAGTATTCGATTACAGAGGATATGATACACTTGGAGAGGCTACAGTTTTATTCACAGCTATCGCTGGAGCGGTTGCACTTCTAAGGCCCTGGAGGAGGGAGAAGCATGAGTGA
- a CDS encoding Na(+)/H(+) antiporter subunit B, with the protein MSDDMGVIVKTNARALIPLIGIFGAYIVLHGHLTPGGGFQGGATIVGTGLLFLIAFGVEEAKKVINKDLYSALEGVGGLIFLGAAMLGLSIAFFYNVLWHKGPIFNGKPGTLLSAGFLPIMNLGVGLKVFTGLVSAVFALSLFRRWKK; encoded by the coding sequence ATGAGTGATGATATGGGAGTTATAGTGAAGACAAATGCAAGAGCGTTAATCCCGTTAATTGGAATATTCGGAGCTTACATAGTGCTTCATGGTCATCTAACTCCTGGAGGTGGATTCCAGGGAGGTGCAACGATCGTTGGAACCGGATTATTATTCCTCATTGCATTTGGCGTTGAGGAAGCTAAGAAGGTAATAAACAAGGATTTGTATTCAGCCCTTGAAGGAGTTGGAGGGCTGATATTCCTAGGAGCAGCAATGCTAGGGTTAAGTATAGCATTCTTCTATAACGTTCTCTGGCACAAAGGGCCGATATTCAATGGAAAACCAGGAACATTACTTTCTGCTGGATTTCTCCCGATAATGAACCTTGGAGTTGGACTAAAGGTCTTCACAGGTCTAGTTTCTGCGGTCTTTGCATTAAGCTTGTTTAGGAGGTGGAAAAAGTGA
- a CDS encoding NADH-quinone oxidoreductase subunit K, translating into MIAFQYLTAIIMVALGIYALLYKRNLIKLILALNLIDSGIHLLLISEGYRIEAGLPTTAPIYTGYEGGAMVAPIPQALVLTSIVIGVCVLSLAVALTVNAYRHYGTLDLTKLRRLRG; encoded by the coding sequence GTGATAGCATTCCAATACTTAACAGCAATAATTATGGTCGCCCTAGGAATTTATGCCCTGCTGTACAAGCGTAATTTAATCAAGCTAATCCTCGCTCTTAATCTTATTGATTCAGGAATTCACCTCCTCCTAATAAGCGAAGGATACAGGATCGAAGCGGGACTTCCAACCACAGCTCCAATCTACACAGGATACGAAGGAGGAGCAATGGTCGCTCCGATTCCTCAAGCTCTCGTTCTTACAAGCATAGTGATTGGAGTTTGTGTCCTATCCTTGGCTGTTGCATTAACAGTTAACGCATACAGGCACTACGGAACCCTCGACCTAACAAAGCTTAGGAGGTTGAGGGGATGA
- a CDS encoding proton-conducting transporter membrane subunit: MTWLPFIIIIPLFGAFSMPIVSLLKGKAKEIWATIISLATLIVGIEVFREVWTGGTIVYALGSETPFGKANFPIRIVWEVDKFGAIMVLIITFVSFLAILYSIEYMKHDTGLEKYYTLILILELGMLGIAITGDIFNFYVFLEIMSIASYALVAFRNDTWEGIEAGIKYMFVGSLASSFVLLGIALLYGQYGTLTIGYLALKMSQNPTIVAKVALALFLGGLLFKSGAAPVHMWLADAHPAAPSSISAMLSGLVIKIGGIYAIARVVFSMFLPAVNLATVGWIVIIFACITLIVGNAMAVVQEDMKRLLAYSSVGQIGYILLGLGIGMVAYGSRVGEIALAGAIYHTVNHAIMKALLFLVAGAVLHELGTRNLNELSGLARTMPKTTFAFLIGAAAIVGMPPLNGFASKWLIYESSALFNPIIGAIAIIGTAFCTAAYIRVLFTFFGRPSEKVMKAKDPGIAMLLPMMILVIAIIGMGLFPWQISDKFMIPAARTLWDIANYVASLMGGG; this comes from the coding sequence ATGACGTGGTTGCCATTCATCATAATAATCCCCCTATTTGGAGCATTCTCAATGCCAATCGTGAGCCTGCTTAAAGGAAAGGCAAAAGAAATTTGGGCAACTATAATAAGCCTTGCAACGCTCATAGTTGGAATTGAGGTGTTTAGAGAAGTATGGACAGGGGGGACTATAGTCTACGCATTAGGTTCAGAAACGCCATTTGGAAAGGCAAACTTCCCAATTAGAATAGTGTGGGAAGTTGATAAGTTTGGAGCAATTATGGTCTTAATAATAACATTCGTTAGTTTCCTGGCGATTCTTTATTCCATAGAATACATGAAGCATGACACTGGGCTTGAGAAGTACTATACCCTGATCCTGATACTTGAACTTGGAATGCTTGGAATAGCCATAACTGGGGATATATTCAACTTCTACGTCTTCCTTGAGATCATGAGCATAGCGAGCTATGCCCTTGTAGCCTTCAGAAATGACACATGGGAGGGGATTGAAGCGGGAATTAAGTACATGTTCGTAGGTTCCCTCGCAAGTAGCTTCGTTCTCCTCGGAATAGCACTACTATATGGCCAATATGGAACATTAACAATTGGATACTTGGCACTAAAGATGAGCCAGAATCCAACGATAGTCGCAAAGGTTGCCCTGGCATTATTCCTTGGTGGTCTGCTCTTCAAGAGCGGTGCGGCTCCAGTTCACATGTGGTTAGCGGATGCACATCCAGCAGCACCAAGCTCGATTTCAGCAATGCTATCAGGTCTCGTGATAAAGATAGGTGGAATCTACGCAATTGCAAGGGTAGTCTTCAGCATGTTCCTTCCAGCCGTAAATTTAGCCACAGTCGGATGGATAGTGATAATCTTCGCGTGTATAACCCTAATAGTAGGAAATGCAATGGCAGTTGTCCAAGAGGACATGAAGAGACTTCTTGCGTATTCTTCAGTGGGGCAGATAGGTTACATTCTCCTTGGCCTTGGAATTGGAATGGTTGCCTATGGAAGTAGGGTTGGTGAGATAGCATTGGCTGGAGCCATATACCACACCGTAAATCATGCAATAATGAAGGCCCTCCTCTTCCTTGTTGCCGGAGCGGTATTGCATGAGCTTGGAACCAGGAACTTGAACGAGTTAAGCGGTCTAGCAAGGACAATGCCAAAGACGACATTTGCATTCTTAATAGGGGCTGCGGCAATAGTTGGAATGCCACCACTCAACGGTTTTGCAAGCAAATGGCTAATCTATGAAAGTTCAGCATTGTTCAATCCAATAATTGGTGCAATAGCGATAATAGGAACCGCATTCTGTACTGCAGCTTACATTAGAGTTCTCTTCACGTTCTTCGGTAGACCAAGTGAGAAAGTCATGAAGGCAAAGGATCCAGGAATTGCAATGCTACTTCCAATGATGATCCTTGTGATTGCAATAATTGGAATGGGATTGTTCCCATGGCAGATAAGTGATAAATTCATGATTCCAGCGGCAAGAACACTGTGGGACATAGCAAACTATGTAGCATCGCTAATGGGAGGTGGTTGA
- a CDS encoding NADH-quinone oxidoreductase subunit B family protein, producing MSIKVPVQNSNQEERRKLERRISQLCRFIGRSPWVFHVNSGSCNGCDIEIIAALTPRYDAERFGVKLVGSPRHADILLVTGPVTNQSLERVKLVYEQTPDPKIVIAVGSCPTGGSVFYESPFTNAPLDNVIPVDVFVPGCPPRPEAILYGVVLALEKLAKILKGEVPPEEGE from the coding sequence ATGAGCATTAAGGTTCCAGTTCAGAACTCAAATCAGGAAGAGAGAAGAAAATTAGAGAGAAGGATCTCTCAGTTATGTAGGTTCATAGGTAGATCTCCCTGGGTATTCCATGTCAACTCAGGCTCATGCAACGGATGTGACATAGAGATAATAGCAGCACTAACTCCCAGGTACGATGCAGAGAGATTTGGAGTCAAGCTTGTTGGCTCTCCAAGACATGCAGACATATTATTAGTTACAGGCCCGGTCACCAATCAAAGCCTCGAGAGAGTGAAACTAGTTTATGAACAAACTCCAGATCCAAAGATAGTGATTGCCGTCGGCTCCTGTCCAACGGGAGGTAGCGTTTTCTATGAAAGCCCCTTCACAAATGCACCTTTAGATAATGTCATTCCAGTAGATGTCTTCGTTCCAGGGTGTCCTCCGAGGCCTGAGGCAATTCTATATGGAGTTGTGCTCGCCCTTGAAAAGTTAGCTAAAATCTTAAAAGGTGAAGTTCCGCCAGAGGAGGGAGAATAA
- a CDS encoding NADH-quinone oxidoreductase subunit C: MGEKEEIVLNAIRDRFPDVEVNVKENKWGRKRIWVNVPREKFREFIKFLKELDEDAHYSIGIEEDAGETLDFSIHFLLFYDTSPGVSMIVKTSVPKNDPTLPDISDIFPISLQFEREAMEMVGIDFKGAPDKRRLFLPDDFPEGIYPLRHDEKGIPENMVKNAGHPYLLRREGK; encoded by the coding sequence ATGGGCGAGAAGGAGGAAATTGTTCTTAACGCGATAAGAGATAGATTCCCTGACGTTGAAGTTAACGTAAAGGAGAACAAATGGGGTAGGAAGAGGATATGGGTAAATGTTCCAAGGGAAAAATTTAGGGAATTCATAAAGTTCCTAAAAGAGCTCGATGAGGATGCCCATTACTCAATTGGAATAGAGGAAGATGCAGGAGAAACACTCGACTTCAGCATCCATTTCCTGCTTTTCTATGATACCTCTCCGGGAGTTTCAATGATAGTTAAAACGAGCGTTCCTAAGAACGATCCTACATTGCCAGACATAAGTGACATATTCCCAATTTCCCTTCAGTTTGAGAGGGAAGCAATGGAGATGGTGGGGATTGACTTCAAAGGAGCTCCCGACAAGAGGAGGCTATTCTTGCCCGATGACTTCCCCGAAGGTATATATCCACTAAGACACGATGAGAAAGGAATCCCAGAGAATATGGTGAAGAATGCTGGCCATCCTTATCTCTTGAGGAGGGAGGGTAAATGA
- a CDS encoding nickel-dependent hydrogenase large subunit has translation MSKVEYWVKIPFGPIHPGLEEPEKFILTLDGERIVNVDVKLGYNLRGIQWIAFRRNYVQLMYVAERICGICSFSHNHTYVRAVEEMAGIEVPERAEYIRVIIGELERIHSHLLNLGVIGHDIGYDTVLHLTWLARERVMDVLEAISGNRVNYSMMTIGGVRRDIEEKHKRLILDMIKYYREIMPQIEDVFLHDSTIEARLRDCATIPRKLAIEMGAVGPTGRGSGVKDDARWSEKLGVYPDLGIKPVMPEDVTGEKARGDVYDRVAVRIGEIWQSLDLLEHALDQMPEGKIKTFPKDNVLVAKLKLLGDGEGIGRYEAPRGELVHYVKGKKGRDGPVRWKMREPTFPNLFAIAKGLEGNQLADVVVAIASIDPCLSCTDRVAVIRDGKKVILSERDLLRLSIEKTREINPEVKGDPTPAGIGCVRG, from the coding sequence ATGAGTAAGGTTGAATACTGGGTTAAGATACCATTCGGACCCATTCATCCAGGATTAGAGGAACCCGAAAAGTTCATTCTCACCTTAGATGGGGAGAGAATTGTTAACGTTGATGTTAAGCTCGGCTATAACCTTCGTGGAATTCAGTGGATAGCCTTTAGGAGAAACTACGTTCAGCTAATGTACGTTGCCGAGAGGATTTGTGGAATCTGTTCCTTTTCCCATAACCACACCTACGTCAGGGCTGTAGAGGAGATGGCAGGCATAGAAGTTCCGGAGAGGGCTGAGTACATAAGGGTGATAATTGGAGAGCTTGAGAGAATACACTCTCACCTTCTCAACCTTGGAGTCATAGGACATGATATAGGATACGACACCGTCCTTCACCTCACGTGGTTAGCTAGGGAGAGGGTAATGGATGTTCTTGAGGCAATAAGCGGTAATAGAGTAAACTACAGTATGATGACAATAGGAGGAGTTAGAAGAGACATAGAGGAGAAGCACAAGAGATTGATACTTGACATGATAAAGTACTACAGAGAGATAATGCCACAGATAGAAGATGTATTCCTCCACGATTCAACGATAGAGGCAAGGCTTAGAGATTGTGCCACAATTCCCAGAAAACTCGCCATTGAAATGGGGGCCGTTGGTCCAACTGGGAGAGGTTCAGGAGTTAAAGATGATGCTAGATGGAGTGAGAAGCTTGGGGTTTATCCAGACCTCGGAATAAAGCCAGTAATGCCAGAGGATGTTACGGGAGAGAAAGCGAGAGGAGATGTATATGACAGGGTGGCCGTGAGAATAGGGGAGATATGGCAGAGTTTAGATTTACTTGAGCATGCATTGGATCAGATGCCAGAAGGCAAGATAAAAACATTCCCCAAGGACAACGTTCTAGTTGCAAAGCTCAAGTTGCTTGGAGATGGGGAGGGAATAGGAAGGTACGAAGCTCCAAGAGGGGAGCTCGTTCATTATGTAAAAGGAAAGAAGGGAAGAGATGGTCCAGTAAGGTGGAAGATGAGAGAACCAACGTTTCCAAATCTCTTCGCGATAGCCAAAGGTCTCGAGGGGAATCAACTCGCCGACGTTGTCGTTGCAATTGCCTCAATAGATCCCTGTTTGAGCTGTACGGATAGAGTCGCAGTAATTAGGGATGGAAAGAAGGTGATCTTGAGTGAAAGGGATCTTCTTAGACTTTCAATAGAGAAGACAAGGGAAATTAATCCAGAAGTAAAGGGGGATCCAACTCCTGCAGGAATTGGATGCGTGAGGGGGTGA
- a CDS encoding respiratory chain complex I subunit 1 family protein → MKIAYALLGLILLYIYVSIISLLFSGIDRKLVARMQRRIGPPILQPFYDFLKLMSKETIIPSTANFMFKAAPVLMLATVIALLAYTPVGFPPLFATKGDIIVFIYLLTLADFFLILGIISSGNPYGRIGAAREVAMLVSREPAMMLGVFAVMWGISKLNVEKPFSLSSLYEHNIWELGPMAWIAAVVLIYVFLAWLASEIEVGFFNIPEAEEEIAEGTLVEYSGRYLGIIKLAESIKEFIAASLVVAVLFPWQLNMSGIEGYILNLVIHTLKVFVVLLVSKTIFRTVTGRLRITQAINVLWTRVFAASVVGALLLAMGVML, encoded by the coding sequence ATGAAAATAGCTTATGCTCTCCTGGGGTTAATATTGCTGTATATATATGTCTCCATAATCTCACTATTATTCAGCGGTATAGACAGGAAACTCGTTGCAAGGATGCAAAGGAGGATAGGACCCCCGATACTTCAGCCATTCTATGACTTTCTGAAACTGATGAGCAAGGAAACTATCATTCCAAGCACAGCCAACTTCATGTTCAAGGCAGCTCCAGTTCTAATGCTCGCAACGGTGATAGCACTACTCGCATACACCCCAGTAGGATTCCCACCACTCTTCGCAACTAAAGGTGACATAATAGTATTCATATACCTGCTAACCTTGGCTGACTTCTTCCTAATCTTGGGTATCATAAGCTCAGGGAACCCCTACGGAAGGATAGGAGCTGCAAGAGAGGTTGCGATGTTAGTGTCCAGAGAACCGGCAATGATGCTCGGTGTCTTTGCCGTGATGTGGGGCATTTCAAAGTTAAATGTTGAAAAACCCTTCAGCCTTTCAAGCTTGTATGAACACAATATATGGGAATTAGGACCAATGGCCTGGATAGCTGCAGTAGTGCTCATCTACGTTTTCTTAGCATGGCTTGCAAGTGAAATTGAGGTTGGATTCTTCAACATTCCAGAGGCTGAGGAGGAGATTGCAGAAGGAACGCTTGTGGAGTACAGTGGGAGATACCTTGGAATAATAAAGCTCGCTGAATCTATAAAAGAGTTCATTGCCGCATCATTGGTTGTGGCGGTTCTGTTCCCATGGCAACTCAATATGAGTGGAATAGAGGGGTACATATTGAACCTTGTCATTCACACCCTAAAGGTGTTCGTAGTTCTCCTGGTCTCAAAGACGATCTTCAGAACTGTGACGGGAAGATTAAGGATAACCCAAGCAATCAACGTTCTCTGGACTAGGGTGTTTGCAGCAAGCGTTGTTGGAGCACTCCTTCTTGCAATGGGGGTGATGCTATGA
- a CDS encoding 4Fe-4S binding protein: MIRLPLLPTVIKNLFKRPATNPFPKTEPVPTPEGFRGKIVYNVEKCVGCRMCVTVCPAGVFIYLPEIRKVTLWTGRCVFCKQCVDVCPTGALQMSDEFLLASYDKYDGKFIYLTPEEAEEIKKKQEELKKAKKKSQ, encoded by the coding sequence ATGATAAGGCTTCCACTCTTGCCAACCGTCATAAAGAACCTGTTTAAGCGACCTGCCACAAATCCATTTCCTAAGACGGAACCAGTGCCAACGCCAGAGGGATTCAGGGGAAAAATAGTTTATAACGTTGAAAAGTGCGTCGGCTGTAGGATGTGCGTAACTGTCTGTCCAGCGGGTGTCTTCATATACCTACCGGAGATAAGGAAGGTAACGCTTTGGACCGGAAGATGTGTATTCTGCAAGCAGTGCGTAGATGTATGCCCAACGGGTGCACTTCAGATGAGCGACGAATTTCTCCTTGCCAGTTATGACAAGTATGATGGTAAGTTCATCTACTTAACTCCGGAGGAGGCTGAGGAAATTAAGAAGAAGCAGGAGGAACTTAAGAAGGCTAAGAAAAAATCTCAGTGA
- a CDS encoding phosphoadenosine phosphosulfate reductase family protein: MFNIIVRARKDAKAIQYINERNYGGYFKVSSLGGGRKFSEVEDNLREALDHPYIPIFLFGEKEKELADDIGREISRPFFIRVLRTKRVRNMRVDELYQNIEEIKARFRLGVKWDDSSYIFTPENPLGLEINPDYDIYFAFGEGFRKNMIEILDIDPGELSLVLRKTMNIEEYYSGSYKIAEISKMIGRPTEVKFRIRSTENVSLEKTINNNVEYIEAFEKASMKFLEQFQDKTAIVPWSGGKDSTAALILASKVFDEVTAVYVKMEYEMPLTEEYIERVASKLGIDLIKVEVPMPIEKYGLPTHSNRWCTRMKVEALYNSIKDFENPVLVVGDRDSESARRRLKPPVIERRTPFGRILEIMPIKFWSGAMVQLYILMNKLDLHPLYYQGFYRLGCTVCPSLADWEIELLDRLNYLPEIMKKRKVSDA; encoded by the coding sequence ATGTTCAACATAATAGTTAGGGCAAGGAAAGATGCAAAGGCAATACAATACATAAATGAGAGGAATTATGGGGGCTACTTCAAAGTTTCAAGCCTAGGAGGAGGTCGAAAATTCAGTGAAGTAGAGGATAACCTACGTGAGGCTCTTGATCATCCGTACATTCCAATATTCTTATTTGGAGAAAAAGAGAAGGAGCTTGCTGATGACATAGGTAGAGAAATCAGTAGACCATTCTTCATTAGAGTCTTGAGGACAAAGAGAGTCAGAAACATGAGAGTTGATGAATTGTATCAGAACATTGAGGAGATAAAGGCAAGATTTAGGTTAGGAGTAAAATGGGATGATAGCTCTTACATTTTCACTCCTGAAAATCCTCTTGGATTGGAGATTAATCCCGACTATGATATATACTTCGCCTTTGGCGAGGGATTTAGAAAGAACATGATCGAGATTCTCGATATAGATCCCGGTGAATTATCTCTTGTCTTAAGGAAAACAATGAATATAGAGGAGTACTATTCTGGAAGCTATAAAATAGCTGAGATAAGCAAGATGATCGGAAGGCCAACAGAAGTTAAATTTAGAATTCGATCAACGGAGAATGTATCGCTAGAAAAAACAATTAATAACAATGTTGAGTACATAGAGGCCTTCGAAAAGGCAAGTATGAAGTTCCTCGAACAATTCCAAGATAAGACAGCAATAGTTCCATGGAGTGGAGGAAAGGATTCTACCGCAGCATTAATCTTAGCAAGCAAGGTCTTTGACGAAGTTACAGCAGTATACGTAAAGATGGAATATGAAATGCCCCTAACAGAAGAGTACATAGAGAGGGTTGCCAGTAAGCTTGGTATAGACTTAATAAAAGTTGAAGTTCCCATGCCCATAGAAAAATACGGCCTACCAACGCATTCAAATAGATGGTGCACCAGAATGAAAGTTGAGGCCCTTTACAATTCAATAAAGGACTTTGAAAATCCAGTACTGGTCGTCGGTGACAGGGATTCGGAGAGCGCAAGGAGAAGACTTAAACCACCGGTTATTGAGAGAAGAACCCCATTTGGAAGAATCTTGGAGATCATGCCAATAAAGTTCTGGAGTGGGGCAATGGTTCAGTTATACATACTAATGAACAAACTTGATTTGCACCCACTCTATTATCAGGGCTTCTACAGACTTGGATGCACAGTTTGTCCAAGTTTAGCTGATTGGGAGATAGAACTGCTAGATAGACTCAATTACCTTCCAGAAATAATGAAGAAAAGAAAGGTTAGCGACGCTTAA
- a CDS encoding S16 family serine protease, producing the protein MKRIALILLISLVLGLAFPASAQCPCEGRTVILKAPAVSMTSTGELVGVPTEFIITVAPGSGHVYVETWPLTQVDMQASARLAAEVAGRVLGVDMSKYDVFIQVKADAPIIGGPSAGGTMTVGIIAAIMGWEIRKDVMMTGMINPDGSIGPVGGILEKASAAHQAGAKIFLIPEGQRIQVVSETKSRQIGPITQITTTQRRVDVAKYAEERWGLKVIEVKDIYDAIYYFTGHRLEKPKPKTKVIISTGFLEGEAKKDYSETEMYFEKVKEKLDESDVSYSTYSYLKAALDDASKTLNSAKQALDSGEYYTAMSLDFQARIIIRHVDWYIDVYEGREIDEIFSEVKKEISSVEEYIANLTIRGVTMLQAVAAGEERIEEAKEYLKQAEASYYNQDYWDAIGNAAYSYERAKTAELWAKLGEKYARGNVISRDAIKKAAREQLDNAKLIVMYITSMFREENLKDLMDLLEKGEKYYEDGKYSAALFSAMEARIRGEVILDTIGIQNVSVLKDKLEMMKEDAKDAIGLAQEGGELPLLSIAYYEFAESYEAKGTLEDIITAMVFYQYAKETALVFQKWKANVTSETSMIPSPIQVPSSSTPTPTETSSKAKSTTTQTTASSSICGPGILALLALLVLIKRR; encoded by the coding sequence ATGAAGAGGATTGCTTTAATCCTTTTAATTTCCCTGGTGCTTGGATTAGCGTTCCCAGCTTCCGCTCAATGTCCATGCGAAGGAAGGACAGTTATTCTCAAAGCTCCTGCAGTTTCAATGACTTCCACAGGTGAGCTAGTTGGCGTTCCCACGGAATTCATAATCACAGTTGCCCCAGGAAGTGGACACGTCTACGTTGAAACCTGGCCTCTAACTCAAGTTGACATGCAGGCATCAGCAAGGTTGGCTGCGGAAGTAGCTGGTAGGGTTCTTGGAGTTGACATGAGTAAATATGATGTTTTTATTCAAGTAAAAGCAGATGCCCCCATCATTGGAGGGCCATCAGCTGGAGGGACAATGACAGTAGGAATAATAGCTGCGATAATGGGGTGGGAAATTAGAAAGGATGTGATGATGACGGGAATGATAAACCCTGACGGTAGCATAGGACCAGTAGGTGGAATCCTTGAGAAGGCATCGGCTGCACATCAAGCTGGAGCAAAGATATTCTTAATTCCGGAGGGCCAAAGGATTCAGGTAGTCAGTGAGACTAAGTCAAGGCAAATTGGTCCAATAACTCAGATAACTACCACCCAGAGGAGAGTTGATGTTGCAAAATATGCAGAAGAAAGGTGGGGATTAAAGGTAATTGAGGTGAAGGATATATACGATGCAATATACTACTTCACAGGTCATAGGCTTGAAAAACCTAAACCAAAGACAAAGGTCATCATAAGCACGGGCTTTCTAGAAGGAGAAGCTAAGAAAGATTACTCTGAGACAGAGATGTATTTTGAAAAGGTTAAGGAGAAGTTAGACGAGAGCGATGTCAGTTATTCCACTTATAGTTATCTAAAGGCGGCACTTGATGATGCTTCCAAGACTCTGAATTCTGCAAAACAAGCTCTTGATAGTGGGGAATACTACACCGCAATGAGCTTAGATTTTCAGGCCAGAATAATAATCAGGCATGTTGATTGGTACATAGATGTCTATGAAGGAAGAGAAATAGATGAGATATTCTCAGAAGTTAAGAAAGAGATAAGCTCAGTGGAGGAGTATATAGCCAATCTAACGATAAGAGGAGTCACAATGCTTCAGGCAGTGGCTGCTGGAGAAGAGAGAATAGAGGAGGCAAAGGAATATCTTAAGCAGGCTGAGGCATCCTACTATAATCAGGACTATTGGGATGCGATAGGGAATGCGGCCTACTCATATGAAAGGGCAAAGACAGCTGAACTTTGGGCAAAGTTAGGAGAGAAGTATGCAAGGGGTAATGTTATTTCAAGGGATGCCATAAAGAAAGCTGCTAGAGAACAATTGGACAATGCGAAGTTGATAGTCATGTACATAACCTCAATGTTTAGGGAGGAGAATTTAAAGGATCTAATGGATCTTCTTGAAAAAGGAGAGAAGTATTACGAGGATGGCAAATATTCAGCGGCATTATTCTCAGCAATGGAGGCTAGGATAAGGGGAGAAGTCATACTTGATACAATAGGTATCCAAAATGTTTCCGTTCTTAAGGATAAGCTCGAAATGATGAAGGAAGATGCAAAGGATGCAATAGGATTGGCTCAGGAAGGTGGAGAGTTACCCCTACTTTCAATAGCCTACTATGAGTTTGCTGAAAGCTATGAAGCAAAAGGGACATTAGAGGATATAATCACTGCTATGGTGTTCTATCAATATGCCAAAGAAACGGCACTTGTATTCCAAAAATGGAAGGCAAATGTAACATCTGAAACGAGCATGATACCCTCTCCAATTCAAGTTCCCTCAAGTTCAACTCCAACTCCTACTGAAACTTCAAGTAAGGCGAAAAGCACAACAACGCAAACAACAGCTTCATCCTCTATTTGTGGCCCTGGGATACTAGCCTTGTTGGCCCTATTAGTTTTAATTAAGCGTCGCTAA